One segment of Pyrococcus sp. ST04 DNA contains the following:
- a CDS encoding HTH domain-containing protein, producing MAKATNLSERTVRYALKILKENGIVREIFLLEDARKRVYTINNTTNLEQLKESIEVSAL from the coding sequence TTGGCAAAAGCGACAAACCTTTCTGAAAGAACCGTTAGATACGCATTAAAAATCCTGAAAGAGAATGGTATTGTGAGGGAGATCTTTCTCCTCGAAGATGCCAGAAAGAGAGTGTACACCATAAACAATACAACGAACCTAGAGCAACTCAAGGAGTCCATCGAGGTCAGTGCGCTCTAG